In Tenacibaculum sp. 190524A02b, the genomic stretch AACAATCATAATTGGTAACCAATCTAACACTAACCAAAACTCATGACTTCTTGTACCATGGAACATTGTTCCTCCTATCCAACTTATAAATATTACTGGAATGGCAAATAAAAAAAATGGATGTTGTTTAGGATTTTTAGCTATTTTTCTACCAAAATAAATTAGAATTGCTATAAAAATAAGGTTACTAAAAGTATTGAAAGGTTCCACTGGTAAACGACCTTCTATCGTTTCTTGATATATAGGTCCACTATCATTAGGAAATTTTTGTAGCAAACTATAAAACATCCAAACTTCCCTTTCCTTCCCTTATCACTTCAGGTTCATCATCAGTTAAATCTATAACAGTTGATGCATAATTATCTCCATAACCTCCATCTACTACAATATCTACTATGTTTTGCCACTTTTCAAAAATTAACTCTGGATCTGTAGTATATTCTATAATTTCATCTTCATCATGAATAGAAGTTGATACTATTGGATTTTCTAAAGCTGCAACAATAGCTCGTGCTATGTTATTATCAGGCACACGAATACCAACTGTCTTTCTTTTTTTAAATACTTTTGGTAGTGAATTACTTCCTGGTAGT encodes the following:
- a CDS encoding L-threonylcarbamoyladenylate synthase, producing MAQFIKLYNENPNPKEIEKIVKVLRNGGLVIYPTDTVYGLGCDITNTKALEKIAQIKGVKLEKANFSFVCNDLSHLSDYVKQINTPTYKILKRALPGPYTFVLPGSNSLPKVFKKRKTVGIRVPDNNIARAIVAALENPIVSTSIHDEDEIIEYTTDPELIFEKWQNIVDIVVDGGYGDNYASTVIDLTDDEPEVIREGKGSLDVL